One genomic window of Desulfuromonas acetoxidans DSM 684 includes the following:
- a CDS encoding EAL domain-containing protein: MASPADHHDTAHHQQSNGKLILLLVFFCLTMLVCLSAAIFYDYQKKTISEAAQVNLTMLTNLKARQVGHWRHERIIHAQLLTANRDLLDSIALFIDQRTPDRANHIIQSLTPALSDSEDHAIVLTDASGLPILSVGDNINLKAHIDPEPLVTALDRHEVMFSKLFHVHSNATIHHHGHSHADVRTTHVHMNLIAPLYRHGDPAQEILGALIFIINPEHFLVPLMSSWPVPSPSAESVLVRKVDNKVLRLTPTRHAVSHEMLVSVKPPEGYETPGSRITEEKEGVFLGYDYRRVPVLASIKKVENSPWYLVAKIDKKEVMAPLFRIATIEAVTAIMFLAAASIMMMLWWRRQQALYQASYYQQQLQHQMLSQRFDNLTRFANDLVLLVDAQGQIIDANERALDTYGYPEDELKTFKLKDLCDLSQQECDLFWEQLKVEQGVRFETMQFRQDGSTFPVEINARWIDLDRGHLVQAIIRDISERKAAEDQLVHQAYHDPLTGLPNRLLISDRLKLAIAKARRHKTQAVLLLLDLDRFKNINDTLGHAVGDRILTTLAQRMQETLRDTDTVARFGGDEFLVLLEDIRELSDVVSLAQKLSDLVSQPVLIDGEEMCLTTSVGISVAPEDSIEVDQLIRFADTAMYRAKEKGRNNFQFYTPDMNAHAGRRLQLENNLRKALQRQEMVVYYQPQVEMDSGRIIGSEALLRWMHPEHGLISPNDFIPLAEETGVIEEIGAWALEQACQQTVAWQKNHPELKIAVNLSARQFRNENLVDDIEQILNKTGLAARHLEMELTESLLMEDVDVAIDLMNRLTKLGITLAIDDFGTGYSSLSHLNRFPIDKLKIDRSFVNSMSLDNNGIARTIITLGRTLGLSIIAEGVENNEQRQLLLQLGCPQAQGYYFSRPVHDNAFSEMLEKPTILPNS; the protein is encoded by the coding sequence ATGGCCTCACCAGCAGACCATCACGATACGGCGCATCACCAACAAAGCAATGGAAAACTCATTCTGCTGCTGGTGTTCTTTTGCCTGACAATGCTGGTCTGTCTTTCTGCCGCAATTTTCTACGATTACCAAAAGAAAACCATCTCGGAAGCGGCCCAAGTCAACCTGACCATGTTGACCAACCTCAAAGCCCGTCAGGTGGGACATTGGCGCCATGAACGGATCATCCATGCCCAACTGCTCACCGCCAACCGTGACCTGCTCGACAGCATTGCATTATTTATCGACCAGCGCACACCGGATCGGGCCAACCACATTATCCAGTCTCTCACCCCGGCACTCAGTGACAGTGAAGACCACGCTATCGTCCTCACAGATGCTTCAGGGCTTCCGATTCTCAGCGTCGGTGACAACATCAACCTGAAAGCTCATATTGATCCTGAACCGCTGGTCACAGCTCTTGATCGTCATGAGGTGATGTTCAGCAAGCTGTTCCACGTTCACAGCAACGCGACAATTCATCATCATGGGCACAGCCATGCTGACGTGCGCACCACCCATGTTCACATGAATCTGATTGCCCCACTGTATCGCCACGGTGATCCCGCCCAAGAAATTCTCGGAGCCTTGATCTTTATTATCAATCCCGAGCACTTTCTCGTCCCACTGATGTCATCGTGGCCGGTCCCCAGCCCCAGCGCCGAATCGGTTCTGGTGCGAAAAGTTGATAACAAGGTGCTCCGCCTGACCCCGACCCGCCATGCGGTTAGCCATGAGATGCTGGTGTCCGTTAAGCCACCCGAAGGTTATGAAACCCCAGGCAGCCGGATTACTGAAGAAAAGGAAGGCGTATTCCTCGGTTATGACTACCGTCGGGTCCCGGTTCTGGCCTCGATTAAAAAAGTGGAGAACAGCCCCTGGTATCTGGTGGCAAAAATCGACAAAAAAGAGGTGATGGCACCCTTGTTTCGCATTGCCACCATTGAAGCTGTCACTGCAATTATGTTCCTCGCAGCAGCGAGTATCATGATGATGTTATGGTGGCGCCGCCAACAGGCTCTCTACCAGGCCAGCTACTACCAACAACAACTTCAACACCAGATGCTCAGCCAGCGCTTTGACAACCTAACCCGCTTTGCCAACGATCTCGTTCTACTGGTTGATGCACAGGGACAGATTATTGATGCCAATGAACGGGCTCTTGATACCTATGGTTATCCGGAAGATGAACTAAAAACCTTTAAACTTAAAGATCTGTGTGATTTGAGCCAACAGGAGTGTGATCTGTTCTGGGAGCAGCTTAAAGTCGAGCAGGGCGTTCGCTTTGAGACCATGCAATTTCGTCAGGACGGCAGCACGTTTCCCGTTGAGATCAATGCCCGGTGGATTGATCTTGACCGCGGCCATCTGGTTCAAGCGATCATTCGCGATATCTCCGAACGCAAGGCTGCAGAAGACCAACTGGTTCATCAGGCTTATCACGATCCTTTAACCGGGCTGCCCAACCGGCTGCTGATCAGTGACCGCCTCAAACTGGCCATTGCAAAAGCCCGCCGTCATAAAACACAGGCCGTTTTGCTGCTGCTGGATCTGGATCGATTTAAAAACATCAACGACACATTGGGCCATGCCGTCGGCGACCGTATCCTTACAACTCTGGCGCAACGGATGCAGGAAACGTTGCGCGATACCGATACCGTAGCCCGTTTCGGCGGCGATGAGTTTCTGGTGCTGCTCGAAGATATCCGCGAGCTGTCGGATGTGGTCTCTCTGGCTCAAAAGCTTTCTGATCTCGTCAGTCAGCCGGTACTTATCGACGGTGAAGAGATGTGCCTGACCACCAGTGTCGGCATCAGTGTCGCCCCGGAAGACAGCATTGAAGTTGACCAACTGATCCGCTTTGCCGATACCGCCATGTATCGGGCCAAAGAAAAAGGACGCAACAATTTTCAGTTTTATACTCCGGATATGAACGCCCATGCCGGTCGCCGCCTGCAACTGGAAAACAATCTGCGCAAAGCCCTGCAACGCCAGGAGATGGTGGTCTACTACCAACCTCAGGTTGAGATGGACAGTGGCCGGATTATCGGCAGCGAGGCCTTGTTGCGTTGGATGCACCCCGAACACGGACTAATCTCCCCCAACGACTTCATTCCTCTGGCTGAAGAAACCGGTGTCATTGAAGAGATTGGTGCCTGGGCATTGGAGCAGGCTTGTCAACAAACCGTGGCATGGCAGAAAAATCATCCGGAATTAAAAATCGCCGTCAATCTGTCGGCGCGCCAGTTCCGCAATGAGAATCTGGTTGACGATATCGAGCAAATTCTTAACAAAACCGGATTAGCGGCTAGGCATCTGGAGATGGAACTGACGGAAAGCCTGCTAATGGAGGATGTTGATGTCGCCATCGACCTGATGAATCGTCTGACCAAACTGGGAATCACTCTGGCCATCGACGACTTTGGTACCGGTTACTCGTCGTTAAGCCATTTAAACCGCTTTCCCATTGATAAATTAAAAATCGACCGTTCTTTTGTCAACAGCATGTCGCTTGATAACAATGGCATCGCCCGCACCATTATCACCCTGGGACGCACTCTCGGTTTATCTATTATCGCCGAAGGTGTTGAAAACAACGAACAACGTCAACTACTGCTGCAGCTCGGCTGCCCCCAAGCCCAAGGCTACTATTTCAGTCGGCCGGTTCATGACAACGCCTTCAGCGAAATGTTGGAAAAACCAACAATTCTTCCAAATTCTTAA
- a CDS encoding DUF342 domain-containing protein → MSETTENETSPFGEAPGNVVHEEHTEEFSLQIIVADDEMSAMVSLIPVADKDVEIPPQQLLSALSQAGIEDGVDLPAVEAVCNFASKGKEQRHVTIASTELPEPGADAWLEVLIRTGADQNIQLEEDEEGKLDLYTLNLFTSVEPDQEIAILHPAEYGKGSSTVTGKVLAPEQGKELDVRLGGGVRVEDGGQRFIAELCGRVDYSENTLSVSEDYIIHGDVDLEVGNINFPGYTRVRGDVLDSFDIRSIKGIEIGGAVGNSYLITDGDVTIGSMSGRDEGLIRCGGTLKANYLNGVTVECMGDVVIANEIRNCVIKSAGAILIKNGVISGGECLALNGVEAKDIGATAGVTTRLTSGVYFPETDRLQMLKAKQKSLTIQNEFINHCLGPLKKKAAKDKSDDSATKKRLAILLERLELVKKMQVEVKQELNGFVFEDHDGNAKINVQRRVREKVVISLDTVTEEVRFEQYGPLSIVADTLNSRLYFGEYSPLTVHADDMVIEEPEEEEAPQNEEEEV, encoded by the coding sequence ATGTCTGAAACCACCGAAAATGAAACCAGCCCGTTTGGCGAAGCTCCCGGCAATGTTGTTCACGAAGAACATACCGAGGAGTTCAGTCTGCAGATTATTGTTGCCGATGATGAAATGTCGGCCATGGTCAGTCTGATCCCTGTCGCCGATAAGGACGTTGAAATCCCCCCCCAACAGCTGCTCAGTGCGCTTTCCCAGGCCGGCATTGAAGACGGTGTCGACCTGCCTGCGGTCGAAGCGGTGTGCAACTTTGCCTCAAAAGGCAAAGAGCAACGCCACGTGACCATCGCGTCTACAGAGCTTCCAGAGCCCGGTGCGGATGCCTGGCTGGAAGTGCTGATCCGAACCGGCGCAGACCAAAACATTCAACTCGAAGAAGATGAAGAGGGCAAACTCGACCTCTACACCCTCAATCTGTTTACCAGCGTCGAACCTGACCAGGAGATCGCCATTCTTCACCCGGCGGAATACGGCAAAGGCTCTTCGACAGTCACCGGAAAAGTCCTCGCCCCGGAACAGGGCAAAGAGCTCGACGTCAGACTCGGTGGCGGCGTGCGCGTCGAAGATGGCGGTCAACGGTTTATCGCCGAATTGTGTGGTCGCGTTGATTACTCTGAAAATACCTTATCGGTCTCAGAAGATTACATCATCCACGGTGATGTCGATCTGGAAGTGGGTAACATCAACTTCCCCGGCTATACCCGCGTGCGTGGCGATGTGCTCGACAGTTTCGATATTCGTTCCATCAAAGGGATTGAAATTGGCGGCGCGGTCGGCAACTCCTATCTGATTACTGATGGCGATGTCACCATCGGTAGTATGTCGGGACGCGATGAAGGGTTAATCCGCTGTGGTGGCACCCTGAAAGCTAACTACCTCAACGGCGTCACAGTGGAATGCATGGGCGATGTGGTGATCGCCAACGAGATCCGCAACTGCGTGATCAAATCAGCCGGAGCCATTCTCATCAAAAACGGCGTGATCAGTGGTGGTGAATGTCTTGCACTCAATGGCGTTGAGGCCAAGGATATCGGCGCGACAGCCGGTGTCACCACCCGCCTAACCTCAGGGGTTTACTTCCCTGAAACCGACCGTCTGCAAATGCTCAAAGCCAAGCAGAAGAGTCTCACCATCCAAAACGAATTCATCAACCACTGCCTTGGCCCGCTGAAAAAAAAGGCGGCTAAAGATAAAAGCGATGATTCCGCCACCAAGAAACGCCTGGCCATCCTTCTTGAACGCCTTGAACTGGTAAAAAAAATGCAGGTGGAGGTGAAACAGGAACTCAACGGTTTCGTCTTTGAAGACCATGACGGTAATGCCAAAATCAATGTACAGCGGCGCGTGCGGGAAAAAGTGGTAATCTCATTGGATACTGTCACCGAAGAGGTCCGTTTTGAACAATACGGCCCGTTGTCCATTGTCGCCGACACCCTCAACAGTCGCCTCTACTTCGGCGAATACAGTCCTCTCACGGTTCATGCCGATGACATGGTCATTGAAGAGCCGGAAGAGGAAGAGGCTCCGCAAAATGAAGAGGAAGAAGTCTGA
- the proC gene encoding pyrroline-5-carboxylate reductase, with translation MGLIALGFIGGGNMAEALIKGLIASGMDSKAILVAELMPERRQFLEQTYGIETTADSSQVVAEKKVILLAVKPQALDAALMPLSEAFSDDHCMISILAGVKTSRIEAILGGSPRIVRVMPNTPALIGTGAAALSGGRYVQNDDVELARQLFASVGVVEVVAEKLLDAVTGLSGSGPAYVYTIIEALADGGVLEGLPRDVALNLAAKTVAGAAQMVLDTGEHPAVLRDRVCSPGGTTIAAVDTLEKGKLRATLMGAVTRASQRSRELAD, from the coding sequence ATGGGTTTGATAGCACTGGGGTTTATTGGTGGTGGAAATATGGCTGAAGCGTTGATCAAGGGATTGATTGCATCTGGTATGGACAGCAAAGCGATTCTTGTTGCCGAGCTGATGCCGGAACGCCGCCAGTTTCTTGAACAGACGTATGGCATTGAAACCACAGCTGACAGCAGTCAGGTTGTGGCTGAGAAAAAAGTCATTCTGCTGGCAGTCAAACCACAGGCTCTGGATGCTGCTCTGATGCCGCTCAGTGAGGCATTCAGCGATGATCATTGCATGATCTCAATTCTGGCTGGGGTTAAAACGTCACGCATTGAGGCGATTCTGGGTGGTTCACCACGGATTGTTCGGGTTATGCCCAATACTCCGGCGCTGATCGGTACCGGTGCGGCGGCGCTTAGTGGTGGCCGTTATGTTCAGAATGATGATGTTGAACTGGCTCGGCAGTTGTTTGCCTCGGTCGGTGTTGTTGAGGTGGTGGCTGAAAAACTCCTTGATGCTGTTACCGGGTTGTCCGGTTCCGGGCCGGCCTATGTGTACACCATTATCGAAGCGTTGGCTGATGGCGGTGTCTTGGAAGGTCTGCCACGCGATGTGGCTTTGAATCTGGCCGCCAAGACCGTTGCCGGGGCTGCGCAAATGGTGCTGGATACCGGCGAACATCCGGCGGTACTGCGTGATCGGGTGTGCAGTCCGGGCGGGACAACCATTGCTGCTGTGGATACGCTGGAGAAGGGGAAATTGCGCGCTACATTGATGGGTGCTGTTACGCGGGCCAGCCAGCGGTCGCGGGAGTTAGCGGATTAG
- a CDS encoding pyruvoyl-dependent arginine decarboxylase, translating into MANNTVPQHYFTCACGQGESPVSAHYLALAEAGLADRILLEARGFLPPGSALQTPEKCTTKAEQRLFMARIESATVGEVISAAIAVAYPENPHHGAPVIPVASTGHKEDIEAMARSQAQSAVEQRGDTVKEIQSLAVQVKVSQPSCALACVVLTPSI; encoded by the coding sequence ATGGCAAATAACACTGTGCCACAACATTACTTCACCTGTGCCTGCGGGCAAGGCGAATCGCCTGTTTCGGCCCATTATCTGGCATTGGCCGAAGCCGGATTAGCCGATCGCATTCTTCTGGAAGCCAGAGGGTTTCTTCCGCCCGGCAGCGCGCTGCAGACACCGGAAAAGTGCACAACAAAGGCAGAACAACGCCTGTTCATGGCCCGGATCGAATCTGCCACTGTCGGGGAAGTGATCAGTGCGGCCATCGCTGTTGCCTACCCGGAAAATCCGCACCATGGTGCACCGGTGATTCCCGTTGCGTCCACCGGCCATAAAGAAGATATAGAAGCTATGGCACGCAGTCAGGCGCAGAGCGCCGTGGAGCAGCGTGGCGATACTGTAAAAGAAATTCAATCGTTGGCGGTACAGGTGAAAGTCTCTCAGCCTTCCTGTGCCCTGGCCTGCGTCGTTTTGACACCCTCTATTTAA
- the speE gene encoding polyamine aminopropyltransferase: MEMWYTEKHSENVGITMKVTETLFSGKSEFQQLDIVQTLEYGKMMLLDGLVMVTERDEFVYHDMIAHPALFTHPAPKNVLVIGGGDGGSIREIMKHPGVEQATLCEIDGLVIEKSIELLPSMACEIDGSNSRVKLHVDDGLAYIRDHQNEFDVILVDSTDPIGPAVGLFEEDFYRLVHGALKEDGIMVAQSESPFYHADIQKAMYGNLRNVFPIVEMYQAFIPTYPSGLWSFAFASKKYHPVNDFDQQRAANRGFHTRYYNEQLHLGAFMLPTFARENIA, encoded by the coding sequence ATGGAGATGTGGTACACCGAGAAACACTCGGAAAATGTCGGGATTACCATGAAAGTGACGGAGACATTGTTCTCCGGCAAGAGTGAATTTCAGCAACTGGACATTGTCCAGACACTTGAATACGGCAAAATGATGCTGCTTGATGGTCTGGTCATGGTTACCGAGCGTGATGAGTTCGTTTACCACGACATGATTGCCCACCCGGCGCTGTTCACCCACCCCGCCCCGAAAAACGTACTGGTAATCGGCGGCGGTGACGGCGGCAGCATCCGCGAGATCATGAAGCACCCCGGTGTTGAGCAAGCGACCCTGTGCGAAATTGACGGTCTGGTGATTGAGAAGTCCATCGAACTGCTGCCCTCCATGGCCTGTGAAATCGACGGCAGCAACTCACGCGTCAAACTGCATGTCGATGACGGCCTGGCCTATATTCGTGACCACCAGAACGAATTCGACGTCATCCTTGTCGACTCCACCGATCCCATCGGTCCGGCCGTCGGCCTGTTCGAAGAGGATTTTTACCGTCTGGTTCACGGTGCTCTGAAAGAGGACGGCATCATGGTCGCCCAGAGCGAATCGCCGTTTTACCATGCCGACATCCAGAAGGCCATGTACGGCAACCTGCGCAACGTGTTCCCGATTGTCGAGATGTATCAGGCGTTCATCCCCACCTACCCCAGCGGTCTGTGGAGTTTCGCCTTTGCCAGCAAGAAATATCATCCGGTCAATGATTTCGACCAGCAGCGCGCTGCCAACCGCGGCTTTCATACCCGCTACTACAACGAGCAACTGCACCTCGGCGCGTTCATGCTGCCGACGTTTGCCCGCGAAAACATTGCTTGA
- the speA gene encoding biosynthetic arginine decarboxylase, whose product MTQDLSNWTIDDSAQLYGIPDWGRGFFGVNSAGEMTVEIDGTKGPVQVSLMEIVAGLEQRGYDMPIVLRIENLLQSRIVYLNETFRGAIAAAGYQGRYRGVFPVKVNQQCQIIEEICRFGAPYQHGLEAGSKAELVLALANLTPGGLLVLNGYKDREFIDLGLWAHKLGHPCFFVIESPAELELLIERSHQLNVRPHIGARIKISTQVSGMWTETSGDRSSFGLSSTQLLAMVETLQAAEMIDCLEMLHCHLGSQIPCLEDIGRGVEEACRYYINLCREGAPMGYLDLGGGLAVDYSGRCSGDGHSRNYSLEDYCQAIVTTIAATLDNTGIAHPHIVTESGRATVAYSSMLLFNILDVMHFEADPLPQPFPANEAEILQEQHRFFTTLNGHDYHQAVILRDRMRQQFRDGQLSLRQRTLGENLFLATAQKVVATARQSGLSSPQISELQDALADIYYGNFSVFQSLPDTWAIDQLLPVAPLHRHDQRPTREAILSDLTCDCDGKLDQFIVGGELRKTLPLHAFSPGENYYVGAFLMGAYQETLGDLHNLFGDTHVASVRINEEGGYDLIEEISGDTIGEILSYVEYSPSVLFDRMRKEAEQAVREQRLTVTERQQFLTLFGDNLSGYPYYRG is encoded by the coding sequence ATGACGCAGGACCTGAGCAACTGGACCATTGACGATTCGGCGCAACTGTACGGCATACCCGACTGGGGACGCGGTTTCTTCGGCGTCAACAGCGCCGGAGAGATGACGGTGGAGATCGACGGGACTAAGGGTCCGGTTCAGGTCTCGCTGATGGAGATCGTCGCCGGCCTGGAACAGCGCGGCTACGACATGCCGATTGTGCTGCGCATCGAAAACCTGCTGCAGTCACGCATTGTCTATCTCAACGAGACTTTTCGCGGCGCCATTGCCGCCGCCGGTTATCAGGGCCGTTACCGCGGTGTGTTTCCGGTCAAGGTCAATCAGCAGTGCCAGATCATCGAAGAGATCTGCCGCTTCGGCGCGCCCTATCAGCACGGTCTTGAAGCGGGCAGCAAGGCGGAACTGGTGCTGGCCCTGGCCAACCTGACACCGGGCGGCCTGCTGGTGCTCAACGGCTACAAAGATCGGGAGTTTATCGATCTCGGCCTGTGGGCGCACAAACTCGGTCATCCGTGTTTCTTTGTTATTGAGTCCCCGGCGGAGCTGGAACTGCTCATTGAACGCAGCCATCAGCTCAACGTGCGCCCGCATATCGGGGCGCGGATTAAAATCTCCACCCAGGTCAGTGGTATGTGGACAGAAACCAGTGGCGACCGCAGCAGTTTTGGTTTAAGCAGCACCCAGCTACTGGCCATGGTCGAAACCCTTCAGGCTGCCGAGATGATCGACTGCCTGGAGATGCTCCACTGCCACCTCGGCTCACAGATCCCCTGTCTGGAGGACATCGGCCGCGGTGTTGAAGAGGCGTGTCGCTACTACATCAATCTGTGCCGCGAAGGCGCGCCTATGGGTTACCTCGACCTCGGCGGCGGCCTTGCCGTGGACTACAGTGGCCGCTGCAGCGGCGACGGCCACTCGCGCAACTACAGCCTGGAGGACTACTGCCAGGCCATTGTCACCACCATTGCGGCAACGCTCGACAACACCGGCATTGCTCACCCCCACATCGTCACCGAATCGGGTCGCGCTACCGTGGCTTATTCGTCGATGCTGCTGTTCAACATCCTTGATGTGATGCATTTTGAAGCAGACCCGTTGCCGCAACCGTTTCCTGCGAACGAAGCTGAAATCCTGCAGGAGCAACACCGCTTTTTCACCACCCTCAACGGCCATGATTACCACCAGGCGGTTATCCTGCGTGACCGTATGCGTCAGCAGTTTCGTGACGGGCAACTCTCTCTACGCCAACGCACCTTGGGCGAGAATCTGTTTTTGGCAACGGCACAGAAAGTTGTCGCCACAGCCCGCCAATCCGGCCTGTCGTCACCTCAAATCAGCGAACTACAGGATGCCCTTGCCGACATCTATTACGGCAACTTCAGCGTCTTTCAATCGCTTCCCGACACCTGGGCCATCGACCAGCTACTGCCCGTCGCTCCGTTGCACCGTCATGACCAACGGCCGACACGTGAAGCAATCCTCTCGGATCTGACCTGCGACTGCGACGGCAAGCTCGACCAGTTCATTGTCGGCGGCGAACTGCGCAAAACATTGCCGCTGCATGCGTTTAGCCCGGGTGAAAACTACTATGTCGGAGCCTTTTTGATGGGAGCGTATCAGGAGACATTGGGCGATCTGCACAACCTGTTTGGTGATACCCATGTTGCAAGCGTGCGCATCAATGAGGAAGGTGGTTATGATCTCATTGAAGAGATCTCCGGTGACACCATTGGTGAGATTCTCAGCTATGTGGAATACAGTCCGTCGGTGCTGTTTGATCGAATGCGCAAAGAGGCCGAACAGGCCGTACGCGAACAACGGCTGACGGTGACAGAGCGCCAGCAATTTCTGACATTGTTCGGTGATAACCTGAGCGGTTACCCCTATTATCGAGGCTAA
- a CDS encoding EAL and HDOD domain-containing protein: MQDIFVGRQPIFDRNIKVYAYELLYRHAYVNYAEIHDQDAASSDVMANALLEIGLEAIVGPHKAFCNFARGFLLQRDDLSFVADRLVIEVLEHVEPEPKILEAMDYFSEQGHLIALDDFVYRPELRPLVERADIVKLDVMELSMDQVAEQLTMLREIKALKFVAEKVETNDIFQQCRELGFDYFQGYFFSKPKIVSGKKLPPARMAMIRLLSELQNPDVSIGEVEKIIEADVYLSVKLLRQINSSYYNLINEVTSIRQAIVCIGLNHIRTWACVLMLGGVSDKPQELLGMALIRAKMCELLAPDSDHGRQQVFFTVGLFSLLDSILDAPMSHILDSLPLSDEINDALLDHGGEAGATLHDVQCYEQANWADLEGSSHSSDDLANAYWEAVPWVEKIKASLND; this comes from the coding sequence ATGCAGGATATCTTTGTCGGCAGACAACCCATTTTTGATCGCAATATCAAGGTCTATGCCTATGAACTGTTATATCGACACGCGTATGTCAATTATGCGGAAATCCATGATCAGGATGCCGCCAGTAGCGATGTGATGGCCAACGCTCTGCTTGAGATCGGCCTGGAAGCCATTGTCGGCCCCCACAAAGCCTTTTGCAACTTTGCCCGTGGTTTTCTGCTGCAACGGGATGATCTCTCCTTTGTTGCCGATCGGCTGGTGATTGAAGTCCTGGAGCATGTTGAGCCGGAACCGAAGATTCTTGAAGCCATGGACTATTTCTCAGAGCAGGGGCATTTGATCGCCCTGGACGACTTTGTCTATCGTCCAGAGCTGCGTCCGTTGGTTGAGCGGGCCGATATTGTTAAGCTGGATGTCATGGAACTGAGCATGGATCAAGTGGCTGAGCAGCTGACCATGTTGCGCGAGATCAAAGCGTTGAAATTTGTTGCCGAAAAGGTGGAAACCAACGACATTTTCCAGCAGTGTCGCGAGCTGGGATTTGATTATTTTCAGGGCTATTTCTTCAGTAAGCCGAAGATTGTCTCGGGTAAGAAGCTGCCACCGGCGCGCATGGCCATGATCCGTCTGCTCAGTGAGCTGCAAAATCCCGATGTCAGCATCGGCGAAGTGGAAAAGATTATTGAAGCCGATGTTTACCTCAGTGTCAAATTGCTGCGCCAGATCAACTCAAGTTATTACAACCTGATCAATGAGGTAACATCGATTCGTCAGGCCATTGTCTGTATCGGCCTCAACCATATTCGTACCTGGGCTTGTGTGCTGATGCTTGGTGGCGTGAGTGATAAGCCGCAGGAGCTGCTGGGCATGGCATTGATCCGGGCAAAAATGTGTGAGTTGCTGGCTCCGGATTCTGATCATGGCCGTCAGCAGGTGTTCTTTACCGTTGGACTGTTTTCATTGCTCGATAGCATCCTTGATGCGCCGATGAGCCATATCCTCGATAGTTTGCCATTGTCGGATGAGATCAATGATGCTTTGCTCGATCATGGTGGTGAAGCAGGTGCGACTTTGCACGATGTGCAGTGTTACGAGCAGGCCAACTGGGCGGACCTTGAAGGCTCCAGTCATAGTAGCGATGACCTGGCCAATGCCTATTGGGAAGCCGTTCCCTGGGTGGAGAAGATCAAAGCCAGTTTGAACGATTAA